The following proteins are encoded in a genomic region of Drosophila willistoni isolate 14030-0811.24 chromosome 3R, UCI_dwil_1.1, whole genome shotgun sequence:
- the LOC6651474 gene encoding solute carrier family 25 member 44, with the protein MSGSNNTRLTMATGGAAGSGVDGSSYIRTIEWDMMNKSKFFPLSMLSSFSVRCCLFPLTVIKTQLQVQHRSDIYKGMIDCAMKIYRSEGVPGLYRGFWISSVQIVSGVFYISTYEGVRHILSDLGADHRIKALVGGGCASLVGQTIIVPFDVISQHAMVLGMSAHPGSKMDINPLGIKSWPGRSRFQISKDIGREIMRRDGLRGFYRGYTASLMAYVPNSAMWWAFYHLYQDELVRICPIWVSHLFIQCVAGSLGGFTTTILTNPLDIVRARLQVHRLDSMSIAFRELWQEEKLNCFFKGLSARLVQSAAFSFSIILGYETIKRIAVDEQYKHQIRW; encoded by the exons ATGTCGGGCAGCAATAACACTCGCCTGACTATGGCGACTGGTGGAGCCGCTGGGAGCGGAGTGGACGGCTCCTCCTATATACGCACCATCGAATGGGACATGATGAACAAATCGAAATTCTTTCCACTATCCATGCTTAGTTCATTCTCGGTGAGATGCTGCCTATTCCCATTGACTGTGATCAAAACTCAGCTGCAGGTGCAGCACAGGAGCGACATATACAAGGGCATGATTGATTGTGCCATGAAAATTTATCGCTCGGAAGGGGTGCCAGGATTGTATCGCGGCTTCTGGATATCGTCGGTGCAAATTGTCTCTGGCGTATTTTACATTAGCACCTATGAGGGAGTGCGTCACATACTCTCCGATTTGGGTGCCGATCATAGGATTAAAGCTTTAGTTGGTGGCGGCTGTGCATCGCTTGTGGGTCAGACAATTATAGTTCCTTTTGATGTTATATCCCAGCATGCCATGGTATTGGGCATGTCGGCTCATCCTGGCTCCAAAATGGACATCAATCCGTTGGGCATTAAATCATGGCCTGGACGCAGTCGTTTCCAAATATCCAAGGACATTGGACGTGAGATAATGCGGCGCGATGGATTGCGTGGCTTCTATAGAGGCTATACAGCCAGTTTAATGGCCTATGTACCGAATTCGGCCATGTGGTGGGCATTCTACCATCTCTATCAGG ACGAATTGGTTCGCATATGCCCCATTTGGGTATCCCATCTGTTTATACAATGTGTGGCCGGCAGTTTAGGTGGCTTTACAACGACAATATTAACCAATCCACTCGATATAGTGCGAGCTCGTCTACAG GTTCATCGGTTGGATTCAATGAGCATCGCCTTCCGTGAACTGTGGCAGGAGGAGAAATTGAACTGCTTCTTTAAGGGTCTGTCCGCTCGCCTGGTGCAATCGGCAGCTTTCTCATTCAGCATTATCCTAGGTTATGAGACTATCAAACGAATAGCCGTTGATGAGCAATACAAACATCAGATACGGTGGTAG